aagttggatggtcgtgatcattctgcgactgacttgggcAGCCAAGATTTATTTCTTAAGAAATTAAGCAATCGACCATCCTTTTTTGGCTAAAAATTTAAAGCGGAGCTTGTGGGCTCGAAGCGATGTGATTGGCCAATAAGGACGGTCGGCCATGGGAGGCGCGAGCTAGGGAAAATGACCGGCCAGTGGCGCAGTCGTGCTCCTCCGTGACTGACCTAATCAGTCACGgttttctctttatttattttttccaactTTTGTTTGGATTTTACTCCTACTGGCCCTGTGATTGGTTAATTCCTAGCTTGCTTAGGTTTGGTTTTGACCAATGAGAATAAAGATATCGTGTATGCTCCATTTTTAGGGCAAAAAATCCAATTTTGTGAGTTGacacaaaattaggtcaaaaaattgaatttgtgtattgacacaaaattaatcaatttaggtGAATTTTGTACGTCGACACAAAATTACTAATTTTTCACTCTTGCGAATGTTGATGGGcgaaaacgatttactggtttttgaggaaaagtggagagACGAACGATTCTTAGAACGAGAAAATTGTCTAaaccttttgcaaacagatgcactACACATGAgtgttttgagttcgagagatcaatctgtaggactccggcctaaaccaagacaatggattttctagagtcaattcggtcacaaagagggatgagggttgatatgtaggagggaagctgagaagtgtgtgagattaGTGATGAtcgaaggattgtggatgtgttgtagaCTTCTGCAAATTTGTGaattgttgagttcgaataagatgAGTTCCGATTAATTGAATTCTGCTCTGTTGAGAGTTCTTGTTCAGatgataatttttctttttcaatcgtggatttcagaaacttatttgtattgcaagaatagtagacacattgatctctagtaagtgtgacggttgctggagtaaaagagtgggaaaatggAAATCATTtgaaccagtttctcatcgtttgggagacttggtttattttccatccactagttttctaactccttcaactgcttgcacgacttacttacATTCTCATCGTTGGtgtacacacgtgtcgtaggccggcagaccaaaaccctagtgaatatccccccatgtgacatgattgacgtctcatgAATGTAGAGTCTGCAAAGAAAAtgtgtatttaattggtcaattgttgacttgactagacatgagtcttagccttgatgattcgagcataatgaacgaatgtatgctctgagactcatggtTAAGTGTGAGATGTCTGTTGAGATAGAGTAATGCACAGgcgttgagtcttgatgaattgtgatacATCATTTTACCAGTTGAGGTAGTAATGATGTTTTGATAATTTGGATCGACGAGCGTTcaatgagattgctcgatcataGACTTGTTCTGATATGTCGAGTATTCGACAGGAAATCAGAGATATTGTTGAATTATGCAGGATTCTCATTCCTGACCTAACATGTCATGAATGGTCGAATGACAAAGTAGGAATCAGAGTATTTGATGTAAATATTGGATGGTCGTCTgttcgaaccatgttgctcagtcgagcaaagatgttggtagcaggaccgaacattaaatataaattaaaatattgattgctggatcaatataaaaGTTTGTCGAATTATcataaattcgaaaccctaatttcggagAACTGTGGATCTTGAAGATAGAGAGTTGTCCAATGTGTGTGAAGAAGTATCGAACAATATTGGAGAAGCCCCAGCTGTCGTGGGACCATTTGAATTTTTGGAGATTTAATATTGGAgaaatttgctcaaacgagggagtttcatgagatgagagaataaataataataaaataaggaactgGAGAGGCGTAGGACCGGCCAcagccgtggcatggccggccggcctgTGGGCCCGGTTCGGTGACGCTCttccctcttttttttcttttttttttcctttcctatTTGCACAGGTCTCTAGacttcctcgttcgtccatatttttgggtgctcgtttgtgcattattgataAGTATACTCGCACTATTTTtcagggcttactcggtggtggcccaaatGCCCAaaaagtgaatatctattactaatccattgaattcagctgagaaaagccatgaaactgagtaagagatattatgataaaaataaattattttttaggaattcaattgataaaTATTGTGACTAGACTAAATCAATTGATGATTCTATACTAGCAGTCAATGTCTCTAGGAGCATGATAtatattcgagaatcgaggtatgataTAGTAGAAATATCATATTTGTTCTGGATATTTATCCTGGAGTGTAGGCAACTACACCACCTTCAGATATATGTAATCTTCTAAATGCGGATCTCATGGAGAGAGCCTACCCCGTTTTGTTAGGCTTTAGTTCTGTTATGCTCTATTCTGTAGCTGTTTTACggcgaaaaaaagaaaaaaaaaactattttggcTCTATTCAATATGCCCACTGAGATTTGAGTATGCCTCGAAATAGGCCCATATAGAGTACACTGCCAACCAGCATAGCTTGATTTAGACTAATCACTTCTGGCACAACATGCTCAGTTGCCGTCTTCCACTCCTCTCAGTTACAATAAAGTAAGCAGATTCAGTTGGCGACATGTTTATATTGTTTCAACAAGTAGTATGACAGTATAACCGTCCAGAATACGAATGGAGTTGCTTAACTAAGAAACTCTGTTAGAGAGGAAGCAGAGGCACTACGAATAAACCCAACAAATAAGAAGCTATATAGAAGCTATATGTTCGAAGAAAAATCCATGATGAGAACCATAACGAGTAAGTAGCTACCACAAGCCATATTAACTTGGAGAAGATGACTTAGTGTAAATTAAACCACTTTACGATTTTGCATGGCCAAGAATACTTAAATGTTATGACATGACAGAATATCAATTAAAAACCCTGCAAACCCGCCTTATCTCTCCCTGAGAACCAGTATTTACCCCTAATCTGCCCATTTTCACAATTGAATCAACAAAATCCGCTTCAAAAGATGGACCAACAACCGAACTTAAAATTCCAAAATAAGAATCGATTATTCCCCTGGTTACTTTATCGTCATAAAGTTTTGCATCAGACTGTAACACTGCGAATCCATCTCGAATGTTCCGCAAGATTTGGGAGTCAAATCTCAATGGACTTCCATGGTCCATGGGTAATCTAGCATTTACATCTCCTTTCTGTGGGCACCTAGATTTTAGCTCAGGAAGGAAGCGCGGATTTATTGAAGGATCGGACCCTGTTGTTGGGAAGTTGTAGAGTCGATCCGTCATGAAGAAGCAGGCTGTAGTTCCAATCGTGTGCGCAGCTGAATTCAGTTTGAAAATCACTGGGAGTCAGAATTCTAATACTAATTAACTTTTGGGGTATTTATCCTCGCTCCCATGTAAATAACATCCCTAGAAATTATTGAATAAATTATAAGGTCTCTAGACTTTAAATGACTCACAATAGTTAAAAACTTCAAGGGATTAAACATGTTCATgttccgatcaaaaaaaaaaaaaattaaacatgtTCATGTTGTAATCAAACATGCATATTTCCTCTTCCAACCAAAACCTTAAGAATGTCACATCAAATATTCATGCGAAAGACTCATGCCTTCTACTAGTTGAAACTGATCACAATAAGCATTTGTATCATGTATTATACATAATAAGAAAGTGTAAGAAAGATATATAGTATAAAGTAATTATATAATACCGCTGAGAAGAACAAGATCCTTTTCTGAAAGTCCCTTTTGAAGAAACTTAGATTTCAATTGTTGAATGGATTCATTCACTTCTGGCATAATAGAGGCTGATGAAACATTCGAAACTCGGCCGTCTCTTCGACCCGTTTGAACCTGATAACGTGGTCCATTGCTCTGCAAACATATATGATATACACATGTATCAATTACGAACATGgtataaatattttaaaaataaacaaGCCGATCAAAGATTAGTACAATGGGTACCAGTGAGATAGAATCTCGAGCTGCCATGGCTACAATATCAGCACAGGAAACAACACCAGGACATACTCTTTCTAACTGCGATTTAGCTCTCTCTATAACATCAAAACCATTAACACCTTGATGTCCAAATGCATGTCTCTCTGCGTTTTGGCCCTCAATTAAAATCGACCCATCACATCCTTAATATTTTAGAACAAGAATTGGTGATTAGCAGAGATAAggagaaattaaaaaacaaaaaaaaaagtatggagagagagagagagagagagagagagattaaaTTACATTAACAAAACAATCATGGAAATGTAGTCTAAGCAAGATAGCAGCCATATTGTTGTCAACAAGAAAAGCTTCACGAACAACAGAGCTTACAATTTCTTCAGCTTTTGGACATACAGATGAATAAAAACCAACCCTAAGTTGCCCATATGAAAAGCCTAAGAAAGAAGTACTAATCAGTGTGATCACAATAACTGAAATCAGAGCCATTATATCGAACGATAGATGATGGTGAAGTAACTTAGaagctttgttttcttgtataTGTATTCAGCTACAAAAATTTAAACTGTAAAAGATGATTAATATGATAAGAgtggagaagaagatgataaaaagaGTAAAGGTGGGGAAGTAGTGGAGATTGTAATAGGTGTCATAAATGTGTTGGATCAGAAATGTGTCAATTTTTATGCATGTCTTTTTACTTATTTGTTGCAATATTTCTGTCTCTTTTATCAGTCATGTCTATCCTGATATACTCTTTTACCAATAATATTTATTACAATCTGTTTCCTGTGGAAAATTAGGTGACAAGTATTTGTTTTCCTACTTTTCTCATAAATATCATACTATATACCTCTTTTTCGTTTTCGATAAGAAAAGCTATATGTCTGAGTAAAGAAGAATAATTCTGCCATCCTAAACTAGAATGTACAAGTGTATGAATAATTCTATTATTAGGTTACTACTAGCTTTGTTTGTTTAGAGGTTCCTAATCTATGTGCCAGAAACCACATAAATCTTAGAAGTTCTGAAAGTGATAGGTTTCTTTTCGCATGAACAAAAACCACACAAATCAATCATAGAGGTTCAGGGAGTGATAATTCATCAAAAAAGTTATATGTGCACACAGATTTCAATTAATAATCAAGCAGCCTGAAATATTAGCTCAGCCAAGTTGATCTGCAAAGGCATTCCAGTCGGTAAAAAATTATCATTTTCCATCGATTTTTCAGTAGTTTTCTATAAGCATTTTGCCACCATTTTCCTTCTACGAAGAAATATTGTGACATGGTTTACGCTTTGGGGAACTAAAGAAGGTTGATTGTGCTGGCGTGTGAAAGTAACAACGATCCATCaaagaaaatacaaataaaatagtAATGCGTTGATTTAATTTATTCGACTACTAACCTCATCCGCAACCACATATATCCACTTGTAATGACTCGAAACACTTTTGGCAATCATTCAGTGCAACCTCGTACAAAGTGATTACATGGGACATCCAGGACTAAATGTTACGGGCATGTTCTTATCTTCATCATCGTCGCCATAATAGACAACGGCATTTATTGGAGTACGCCTACCGAGCAGGTTATATTAATAAATCAGTCATCAGAAAACAAATTAAAGTAAGAAAAAAGGTGTTTATCTTCATCATTTTGGCTGCAATAGACAATAATATTTACTGAAGGAGTAAACCTACAGAGCAAACTATATAAATTGAAAGATCAtcgaaaattaattaaaataagaCAAAAAGATGCTTCAAAGTCACCTGGATATTTCATTTCCCCAATTCGATTGAGTAGAAAGAAGAGCTATCGCTTCCCTTACAAATGAGTGAGAAATCCAACAGTCTGTATAGTCTTGCCAACCCCTGTCCATGCAGCTGCTGCCCGTGCTAACAAGTCCCAAGCATGGATGCCAAATTGTTCCAAAGAAGTAGCATCTCTAGGACATGAATTTTTATGAATTCAGGAGCTCTCATTTCTGTTTTCTGCAACTTGTTATTGTTcaattctctttttctttttttactacTTCTCTACCATCCTCACTTTCCTTTAGAAAGTTCTTAATGGAGTAGTCAGCAAACACTACCCACTAGCAATTGAGGGAGGTATCCAGCAATGATTTGTTTACTTTTCCTCCCATTGGACACCAAGTCATGTTCAAAACAAGATCATCCACTGAAATTGCATCATTTCTACATAACACAGCCAATAGATCCTAGTTCATGACTTTTCACTTGTCTCAGTGATTCAGTAAAATGATTCAACACTGGGGCAACAGAACTACCCCAACTGTTAAAGAACGACGCCACTTAGAAACCAACACCTGCTTTGGGTTTAGGGGATGACCAAGAACTGATAATATGAGTGCCCTATCTTCACATAGTTGATTATAAATCTATAATTTTCTGAAGCTAAAAGATACTAAGAAACCATGGATCAGACAAACTAACCACACTTGATCTAAATAGTTATTAACTTTGAAAAGAAACATTCCAAAACATTCATATTTCTCCTTCTACAATTGGCGTCTAACAACACTCCCAGTCGACTTGAAATGAAACAAAACCAAAACATATTGAATAGAAGAAAGTAATCCAAAAGTTACGAGAAACAAGAAAGCTCTCAACTATAACCCCACCATCAAAATTCCGAATCCCATCCTCTGATAAAACTTCTTCGCTTAATAAAAGAAACCAAGTACCTTACCACCAACGTTCTTCCTCCTTGCCTCTTCGTGGTCCATGATACTAGCAGATGTAGTAAGCACGATGTAACCGAACTGCAGAGTTACCAGTCAACAACAtaagaaaaaataacaaggattgCAATATCACTGGCgagtttttgtttaagaagaaaGACCCTAATCAACCTCGACACACTATTAAACGCCAATTCAGAGGTCTCACACCTAAGAAGGATTTATTTTCCTAGAAGTCATCCAGTGTATTTTACTGGTCACCAGAATGATTCTGGTAGTGTTGCTGCTGAATGACGAAAACAAAAAAGGTGAAACTAACCTGTCTAGAAATGAATTGTTGACTGCAAAATAAAAAGATCTCGTAAAGGTGAACCTAAAGCAACTCAGCTTACTTAATAAGCCAAGGGCACACCGAGGTTATGAAAAGTTTTAGCTATTGCTCTTGTAAGTACCTAACAAGAGCGTTCTTGCTACTTGTGTGCTTAGCCATCTCCTCACCACTTCACGTTTTGTTCCTTAAATAGCTGGATGAACATACTGACACCACCATCGTGTTCCGATAGTTTCAACTCAAGGACACTACTAGTGATATGGCTAGGACTCCTAATCCATACACTCGATCTGAGTCTTCCATGACTTATCCGATTATATACAGGAGAAGATGCCCTTGGATATTTTACTctaagaatcttctcttttgagcaCATAAAGAATGTATCAAAAACGTGTTCTGTATTAACGGGTTATAGAGACAGGAGCCTATGAGTATCTTACAAACAGGACTCGGTCAATCCCATGAAAAACATACTGCAAACAACCAAGCATACATAATTCATATAATTGATATCTAAATAGGATCTTCTCTAACAAGCAGACTAGAGAACACAGAATAGTTCCATAAATCAATGGTTTATAACAGTGAGACCATAAACAGCTGACAGTCAGGTCTCAGTATTAACTAACCCGCTAGCAACAAGAATAAAACAGTTAGTATCAATTAACCCACTAGCAAGAGGTAGTATAAACTATAGTAGTATACCTTAACAGCATACTCATGAACTTTAGATTGCAATGCATAAGTCTCATGATATATGTTCACACGAAAGTTGATGACTAACCTTCTCGAGAGATGAGCCAATCTTCATTAACCTGAACATCATTCTCTTGTTCTACTTTCGACGTTTCTTGGGGAGTCGGCATCCATTATGTGGAAGGTTGGTGACATCCTGTACATTTATAATTTGATATTTGGGTCCTAATGCTTCTCTCAATCGCAAGACAGCTTCTTTCTTTTTCCTGAAATTAGTAAATCCTTTGACTCTTACTACGACTGTATTCGCCTTGACATTTCCACCTTCGTCATTTTCTGTTGCATCAAATCTTCTTAATCCAGTAAACCCAGTTCGTCCTCTAGGTGGGTTTGTAAATTGAAAATTATTATCCATCCTAGGACCTCTGGATGGCGACGAAGATTGACTCAAAACATCTGCAAGTTCAAATGAGAGAAACCCAAAAAATCATTAAATCGGAAACTGATAACAGAAAATGAGTATGGTGAGAGTACTTGCTTACTACCAACTGTACCTGATATACCTAGATTAGGAGAGGAATCACGCCGGAAACGAGAGAGGGAATCAGAAAGTGAAGATGATGATCTATCGATAACATCATTTTCTTCAACGAAATTAGGGAACCGAGTGTTGCTGCGATCGTTGAGGAAACGGATTGAAGATGGAATTTCAATCTTCCTAGCAGCAACAAGTGAACCAACTgggtgatgatgaagaagaagattactAGTCTTCTTTAGAAAAGCCATCGCCATTGATTGAGTTTGCCCCTAATTCCCAAATGTGTAAAAAATAGATTATAGTTAGGATTATAACACAACGACGGAGTAATATAGAAATAAATCTAGCCTACATTCTGTTATAGAAACATTTCCCCTCTTGAACGAAATTGATGCTATAAAACAGTGAAAAACATGAGTTGTAATCTGCTGATATATCTAGTCCAACATCAATTAAGCATGATGTTCCCGAATATACATTGCTTAATACACAACTACATCCACCTTATTTTATCGATATCACGGGTCTAGTCAACATTTACTTATCATGGCAACTTGAAAAGAACAATAACGATTAACATATCAATTCTCATTAAGGAAGTGactttcctcaaaaaaaaaatgataaagatATCCAATCAAATCCTAGGGTAAGCAGTGAATCAAACAAAATGCATCCCATAAGATAGTACTA
This genomic stretch from Papaver somniferum cultivar HN1 chromosome 5, ASM357369v1, whole genome shotgun sequence harbors:
- the LOC113281195 gene encoding peroxidase 43-like isoform X1 encodes the protein MALISVIVITLISTSFLGFSYGQLRVGFYSSVCPKAEEIVSSVVREAFLVDNNMAAILLRLHFHDCFVNGCDGSILIEGQNAERHAFGHQGVNGFDVIERAKSQLERVCPGVVSCADIVAMAARDSISLSNGPRYQVQTGRRDGRVSNVSSASIMPEVNESIQQLKSKFLQKGLSEKDLVLLSAAHTIGTTACFFMTDRLYNFPTTGSDPSINPRFLPELKSRCPQKGDVNARLPMDHGSPLRFDSQILRNIRDGFAVLQSDAKLYDDKVTRGIIDSYFGILSSVVGPSFEADFVDSIVKMGRLGVNTGSQGEIRRVCRVFN
- the LOC113281195 gene encoding peroxidase 43-like isoform X3: MAAILLRLHFHDCFVNGCDGSILIEGQNAERHAFGHQGVNGFDVIERAKSQLERVCPGVVSCADIVAMAARDSISLSNGPRYQVQTGRRDGRVSNVSSASIMPEVNESIQQLKSKFLQKGLSEKDLVLLSAAHTIGTTACFFMTDRLYNFPTTGSDPSINPRFLPELKSRCPQKGDVNARLPMDHGSPLRFDSQILRNIRDGFAVLQSDAKLYDDKVTRGIIDSYFGILSSVVGPSFEADFVDSIVKMGRLGVNTGSQGEIRRVCRVFN
- the LOC113281195 gene encoding peroxidase 43-like isoform X2 — protein: MIAKSVSSHYKWIYVVADEGCDGSILIEGQNAERHAFGHQGVNGFDVIERAKSQLERVCPGVVSCADIVAMAARDSISLSNGPRYQVQTGRRDGRVSNVSSASIMPEVNESIQQLKSKFLQKGLSEKDLVLLSAAHTIGTTACFFMTDRLYNFPTTGSDPSINPRFLPELKSRCPQKGDVNARLPMDHGSPLRFDSQILRNIRDGFAVLQSDAKLYDDKVTRGIIDSYFGILSSVVGPSFEADFVDSIVKMGRLGVNTGSQGEIRRVCRVFN